The genomic window TCTGCGGAAGCCAGCTATTCGAGGCCGCCACCCTTGACGATTTCGATCACTATTGGCGGGTGCACCTCGGCGGGCCGGTTAACACGGTGAAGGCTGCCTGGCCGTATATGGTCGCACAGCGCTACGGGAAGATCATCCTTACGACGTCAGTCAGCGGCCTATTTGGAATACGTGGCCAAGCCACCTACGCTGCGGCCAAGTGCGCCGTAGTTGGATTGATGCGCATTCTTGCAATTGAAGGTGCTGAGCATGGGATTCTCGTGAACACCATTTCGCCAGCCGGGTACACGAGGATGCACCCGGCGGCGGTTGCGGATCCCGCTTGGCTGAAGCAGAGCGAAGCCACAATGCCGGTTGCGGTTGTTGCGCCAGCGATGGTCTGGCTTGCAAGCGATAGTTGTTCGGAGACGAACAGGATTTACAACGTGGAAGCTGGAGTAATCCAACGTATCGCTATCGTCATGGGACCTGGCTTCTACGATCCACATCTGACACCCGAGAGCATCGCCGAGAACTACGCAAAGGTCGAATCGATCGAGGGCTTTTTCGAGCCGGGTCCGTTCGAGCCCGGTCAGATACCCGCAACAGCGAAGTCTTGAGGAACGAGGTTACGCCATGGCGACGTTCGACTGTGGCAGACAGCGTTACTCTATGAACCTGTGCACAAGTCATCAGCGGCCGCGCCGCGGCGGAGCTACACTGGCCGCCGAAAAGCAGACCTGCTGAAGGTCCGCTAGGGATCACAAGATGACCTTCCGCGGGCGGGACCGCGTGTCCGCATTGCCTGCAAAAGCAGACATCCAATTTTGTCAGTGCATGCCGTCCGGAGCACCTGCGCGCGAACAAGCGCGCAAGGAGTGAAGTCTAAAGCGCACTCAACCCTGGCGGCGGCTTGCGCATATTGGAGGCCTGCTCGTAGGCGTAGGCCAGACGCAGCAGCTTGTGCTCGCTCCAGGCACGGCCTGCGAAGGTGACGCCGAGCGGATAGTCGGGCGTGTCCTTGCCGTCGGTCGCCCCCGAGATGAAGCCTCCGGGCACCATGACGCTGGGATAACCTGCCCTGGCGGCGATCGCGGCGCCTCCGCTGCCGGGGAACAGCACGGCATCGAGCTTGTGCTGGTTCATGTAAGCATCCATGCCGCGGGTCCTGGCGCTGAGCAGGTCCATGGCAAGTGCCGACTTGTACTCGCGTTCGCGTAAGTCGCCCCTGGTGAGGTCGGCGGCGAGGAACAGGTCCTGGCCGAAACGCAGCGCCTTGCCTGCATTCGCCTCGTTAAAGGCCACGATGTCGGTGATGGTCTTGATGGCGGTATTGGTCGCCCAATCCTTCAGGTAGAGGTTGAGATCGCGCTTCAGTTCGTAGAGGAAGACGATCCGCTGCGTGACTGGATTGCCCTTGTTACCGCTCAGCGGATTGCGGTTGAGCACGGCCATGATCGTACCTGGTCCGCTCATCCAGCCGGCCGTCGGCATGCTGGCGCGCACGATCACGGCGCCGAGATCCTCCAGCACCTTGATCGCCTCCGCCATCACCTCCGCCCCTTTGGGTGGCAGCTTGCCGTAGAAGGGATCGTTCAGCGGGTCGGCGGGGTCGCTCGGCACGCCGACGCGAGCGCCCTTCATCGCGTCGCGCGTGAGGTCGGCGGTGTAATCGGCTGACCGCCGTTGCAGCTCTGTCGCCGCATCGCGCAGGTCCTTCGCCGCCAGCACGTTAAGGAGCAGCGCCGCATCGCGTACCGTGCGCGTCATCGGCCCTGCGATGTCCAGGCTATGCGCGATCGGCACGATGCCGGCACGGCTGATCAGCCCGACCGTCGGCTTCACGGTGACGAGGCCATTCTGGCTGGCAGGAAACAGCAGCGAGCCCGAGGTCTCGGTGCCGATCGAGGCCGCACAAAGAGCGGCCGCCACCGCGACCGCCGAACCCGAGCTCGAGCCGCCCGGGGACACGACCGGGATGTCGTGATCGTCCACCAGCGCGGGCGCGTAGGGATTCTTCACCTGACCCCCCAGCGATGAATAGCCCGCAGGCATGTCGATCGCGAGCATGTTGGAAAACTCGGTCAGGTTCGCCTTGCCTAGGATCACCGCGCCGGCGTCCCGCAGCAGCTTGACGATTGTGGCATCGTTCCGGGCACGCGCGCCTTCCAGCGCCAGCGAGCCCGCCGTCGTCGGCTGTTCGTCGCCGGTCGCAATGTTGTCCTTCACCAGGATCGGGATGCCAGCCAGCGGCCGCTTGGCCGATGGCTTGGTGCCGTCGAGCTTGCCCGCGATCGCGAGCGCATCGGGATTGAGCGCGCGCACGGCGTTGAGCGCGGGCCCGTTGCGGTCGTAGGCCTCGATGCGCGCGAGGTAAGCTTTGGTCAGCGCCGTCGCAGTGACCTGCCCACTGGCCAAGGCCTGAGCGATATCGCTCAGCGGCGCATCGTCGAGCTTCAGAGGGATCGGCGCCTCGGCGCCAGGGGCCGCCGCGGCGATGCCAGCATCGCGGCAGGATGGCTTCTTCATGGCGTGCCTCGCCTGACGGCGTTCCGAACCATGAAGCCGCAATGATGGCATAATGCCGGTGTTTTGCCCGACGGGTCAATGTCTCGGCGCATCGCGTCGACCTTTGAGCCGCGCAAGGCGTAAACCATTGAAATGACTACCCCCGGCTACTGTGCATGGGGTTGTTTTTCAGGTTTTGTTTTGGACCTGCCAAACGATTGGCCTCTCCCCGATGGGGAGAGGCCAAAATTGAAGCGACAGCCTCGACTTGATCGAGCGATCCTACTCCCAGGCCCAGGTCGAAAAATCGTTCTCGTATTGCGGCACGTCCTTCCAGACACCCTTCAGCTTCTTGTTGGTGATGGTGATCAGCTGGGGCTGGTAGAGGTAGGCGGAGACGGCGTCGGTGGCCAACATGCGCTGGGCGTCGCCGAGCAGTTTTGCGCGGCCGGCCTCGTCGGGTGTCGCGACGATCTGCTTGTAGAGCGCGTTGAACTTCTCGTTGTTGTAGCCAAGGTAATAGTCCGGCTCGGTGATCTTGACGAGGTCGAACGGCTCGACATGGCTGACGATGGTGAGGTCGAAATTGTGCGGACCGTTACCGGCGAACACCTGCGACAGCCACTGCGCCCATTCGACGTTCTCGATCTTGGCGACGATGCCAACCTTGGCGAGCTGGGCTGCGACGATCTCGCCGCCCTGCCGCGCATAGGATGGCGGCGGCAGCTTGAGCGACAATTCGAACGGCGTGGTGACGCCGGCCTCGCTGAGCAGCTTCTTGGCCTTCTCGGGGTCGTAGGGGTTGATTCCGGTGGTGTCGACATAGCCGAGCGCGCCCGGCACGTAGAAGCTGCCGATCGGCGTGCCGAAGCCATCGACGGCGCCGTCGATCATCGCCTTGCGGTCGATCGCAGCGAGGATGGCGCGGCGAACGCGGACGTCGTCGAGCGGCTTCTTGCGGTGGTTGATCGCGACGATGGTCTTGGCCCTGGAGCCGCCGACCAGCACCGTGAAACGCGGGTCGGCCTTGAACTGGGCGATGGTGCGCTGGGCCGAGACGCGTGGGAAGGCGTCGACGTCGCCCGAGAGCAGCGCGGCGGTCTGCGCCGCCGGATCGGAGATGAAGCGGATCGTCACCTTCGACAGCTTGACCGCAGCGGCGTTGCGGTAGTCGGCCCATTTGGTCAGGGTGATCGAGGAGCCTTTGGCCCAGCCCCCTAACTGATAGGGCCCGGTGCCGATCGGCTGCGTGACATTGGTGGCTGCGCTCTTCGGCTCGACGATCGAGCCGCTCGCCTGCCCCAGCAGGAATGCCAGGTTCGGCTCCGAATTCTTCAAGGTGATCACGACCGTCTCGGCGTCGGGCGCGGCAACGGACTCGAAGCTCTGGTACAGGCTCTTGTCCTTGTTGGTGCTGGTGGGCACCGCGTTGCGCTCGAACGAGAACTTCACCGCGGCGGAATTGAACGGCTCGCCATTGTGGAATTTGACGCCCTTGCGCAGCTTGAACGTATAGGTCTTCAGGTCGGGCGAAGCAGTCCAGCTCTCCGCCAGCAGGGGCGAGGCAGTACCGTCCTCGTTGATCTTGGTCAGGGTCTCGTAGATGTTGTAGAGCGTGACCTCGGCGATCGCAGCGGCGGCGGCATTGGTGGGATCGAGCCCGGGGGGCTCCAGCGCCATCGCCATGACGACGCTGTCCTTCTTGCTCTGCGCCAGCACCGGCAGCGGCGCCGCGACGAGCGCGGCGGCAAAGGCGACGATCGATAGTTTCCTCAACATGCGTAACTCCCCGGCCATCTCTGTTTCCAGCCTACGCCAATCCTGCCCCGGACACTAACCTTCCATGGCCGCCCGCGGCAACGCCATCACGACTTCGGCCTTGTGGCAGGCGGCAAGGTGCCCCTCGCCTACCTTGCGTAGCTCAGGCGACACCTCGCGGCAATGCTGGTCGGCAAGCGGGCAGCGCGCCACATAGGGGCATCCGGCCGCGGCCGCCGCTTGCGAGGCGATCGCCTGGGCTCCGCGCCGCCGCCGGCCGCCGCCGGCGCGCGCCCGCGGCACGGCATCGAGCAGCGCCCGCGTGTAGGGATGGGCGCAGCGCTCGAACAGATCCTCCGGCCGCCCCTGCTCGACGATCCGGCCGAGATACATCACCGCGACCTCGTCGCAGAGATAGTCGACGACGGCGAGGTCATGGCTGATCAGGATGTAGCTGAGGCCGAACTGCTCCTGGAGGTCCTGCATCAGGTTCAGCACCTGCGCCTGCACGGAGACGTCGAGCGCGGAGACCGGCTCGTCCGCCACGATGAGCTTCGGCTGCGTGATCAGCGCACGCGCAATCGCGATGCGCTGGCGCTGACCGCCTGAGAACTCATGTGGATACTTGTCCACGTCCGCATCGCGCAAGCCGACCTGGCGCAGCACCGCGGCGACGCGTTCGCGGAATTTGGTGCGATCGGCCTCCTCCAGCACGGTGAGCGGCTCGGCGACGATGCGGGCAATGGTCTGGCGTGGATCGAGCGAGCCGTAAGGGTCCTGGAACACCATCTGGAAATCGCGCCGGGCGCGGCGCAGCTCGTCCGCAGAGATGCGGTTGAGATCGCGGCCGAGCAGCGCGACGTGGCCCGAGGTGGGCCGCTCCAACGCCATCACCAGCCGTGCGAAGGTCGACTTGCCCGATCCGGACTCGCCGACCACGCCAAGGCTCTTGCCGGCGGCGACCCGCACGTTCACGCCATTGAGCGCGCGCACCTGCCCCGGCGGCCGGAACAGGCTTTCACGCGGCAGCGTGTAACGCTGCACCAGATCCTTCACGTCGAGAAGCGGCTCGGCTGCGGTGATCATGCGGTCAGTGCTCCGACGCGTTCAGCCATCGACACGTCCGTCCTGATGCAGCGCACGAAATGGCCGGGTCCGACGTCCACCATCGGCGGCAGCGCGGCGCGGCACCGATCGATCACTAGCGGACACCGATCGGAGAAAGTGCAGCCGGACGGCAGATCGGCGAGCTCCGGCACCGTGCCCGAGATCGTCTTCAGCCGCGTCCCCTTGCGCGCGCCGAGCTTCGGCCGGGCGCGGAACAGGCCCTGCGTATAGGGATGCCCCATGCGCCGGAACACCTCGTCGGTCGGCCCGCTCTCGACGACGGTGCCGCCATACATCACCATCATGCGCTGCACGTTCTCGGCGATGACGCCGAGATCGTGCGAGATCAGGATCATCGACATGCCGCGCTCCTCGACGAGACCGGCGATGAGGTCGAGGATCTGGCCCTGGATGGTGACATCGAGCGCGGTGGTCGGCTCGTCTGCGATCAACAGGTCCGGCTCGCAGGCGAGCGCCATCGCGATGGTGATGCGCTGGCGCTGGCCGCCGGAGAACTGGTGCGGATAGGCGTCGACGCGCCGCGCCGGATCCGGCAGCCCGACGCGGTCGAGCAAGGCGATGGTCTCGCGCCGCGCCTGCGACGCGGAGTATTTCTTGTGACGCCGCAGCGGCTCGGCGACCTGATGACCAATCGTGTGCATCGGATTGAGCGCGGTCATCGGCTCCTGGAAGATCATGCTGATACGGTTGCCGCGCAGGCGGCAATAATCGGCATCCGAGAGCCCGACGAGCTCGTTGCCATCCAGCTTGATGCTGCCGCTGACGACCGCGCTGTCCGGCAGCAGCCCCATCAGGGAGAGTGCCGTGACCGACTTGCCGCAGCCGGACTCGCCGACGAGCCCGAGCGTCTCGCTGCGCTTGAGGGCAAAGCTGACGCCACGCACGGCCTGCGCCGGCCCGCGGCTGGTGTTGAGGCGCACGCCGAGATTGGCGACCTCGATCAGCGGCATGTTTGCGGGGTCAGCCATCGTCACCGCTCCCGCGCCAGTCTGGGATCGAGCAGGTCGCGCAGTCCGTCACCAAGCAGGTTGAGACCGAGCACCGCGATGGCGATCGCAGCGCCCGGATAGACCGCGAGCATCGGCGACTGGAACAGCAGCGTCTGCGCATCGTTCAGCATGCGGCCCCATGACGGCTGCGGCGGCTGCGTGCCGAGGCCGAGATAGGACAAAGCGGCTTCGGCGAGAATGGCGAGCGCGAACTGGATGGTGACCTGCACGATCAGGATCGAGAGGATGTTGGGCAGGACGTGCTCGATGGTGATGCGGAAGCGTCCCTTGCCGGCCGCGCGGGCGGCCAGCACGAATTCGCGCGCCCAGATCGCGTTGGCAGAGCCGCGGGTCAGCCGCGTCAGCGTCGGGATCTGGAAGATGCCGATCGCGACGATCGAGGTCACCATGCCCGGCCCGACCACCGCGGCGAGCATGATCGCAGAGAGCACGGCCGGAAAGGCGAAGCTGAAATCGGCGAAGCGCATGATGATCTCTTCGGTCCAGCCGCGCCTTGCCGAGGCGATCAGGCCGAGGCAGACGCCGAAGCTGAGACCGATGCTCACCGCGATGATGCCGACCATGATGGTCGAACGCGCGCCGGCAAGCAGCAGCGAGACGATATCGCGACCGAAGGAATCGGTGCCGAGCCAGTGCGATGCCGACGGCGGCCGGAGTTTCGAGGCGATGTCGATCTCATAGGGCGACCACGGCGTCCACACCAGTGACAGCAGCGCCGAGGCCAGCACCAGCAGGCTCAGTGCACCGCCGAGCACAAAGCTGCGATGGCGCAGTGCGCGGCGCCAGAACGTCCGGGCCGGCAGCGGCCGCGTTGCAACCGGCGCGTCAATGGTCAGGGGCGTGCTCACAGGTCGTGCACCTTGATGCGGGGATCGATGAAGGCATAGAGCACATCGACCACGAAATTGACGATGACGACCATGGCAGCGAGCAGCATCACGCAGTTGCGCACCACGATCAAGTCGCGGTTGGCGATCGACTGGAAGATCAGGCGGCCGAGGCCCGGCAGGTAGAACACGTTCTCGATCACGATGGTGCCGGCGAGCAGATTGGCGAATTGCAGCCCCATCACGGTCATCACGGGGATCATGGCGTTGCGCAGCACATGACGCCACAGCACCTCGCGCTTGCCGAGCCCTTTCGCACGCGCCGTGCGAACGAAGTCCTCACGCAGCACCTCGAGCACGGCCGAGCGGGTGACCCGCGCGAGGATCGCGGCCTGTACCACCGCAAGCGAGATCGCCGGCAGCAGCAGCGACTTGATGCCCGGCCAGACGCCATCGTCCCAGCCGGCAAAGCCGCCCGCCGAGAGCCATTGCAGCCGCACCGCGAACAACAGCACCAGAAGGATCGCGAACCAGAAGTTCGGCAGCGCGATGCCCACCTGCGTCAGCGACATCACGCCGACGTCGCCGAGCTTATTGTGGTTGGCGGCGGTGTAGATGCCGGCGGAGAGCGCCAGCGTCACCGTGACCGTCATGGCCATGATCGCGAGCGGAATGGTCAGCACCAACCGCTCCGCGATCAGGCTCGCGACCGGCGTGCCGTAGACATAGGAGTTGCCGAGATCGCCGACGAGGAGGCCTTTGATCCATTGCAGATAGCGAACCGCCAGCGGCTGATCGAGCCCGAGCTTGATAGTGAGCGCGCGGACCGCGTCCGGCGAGGCATCGGCACCCATCAGCATCTGCGCCGCGTTGCCGGGCAGCGCGTCGAGCACCAGGAAGATGATCAGCGAGGCGCCGACCAGCGTCGCCAGCAAGGTCAACAGACGTCGGAGGACAAAGACGCTCATGCGTGCTCGGCTTCAGGGCTCACCCGCGGCACGATCAACATGTCTGGACGCCGGAGGCAAGCTCTTTGCTGCATGTCCATCTCCTCAAGCCGGCCAGCGGGACAGAAGGTCGCTTGAGGCCTCGAACAGCGCGCTCACGCGCAGCAATTCGGCGTCGCCGCGGAAGCGGCCGACGAGCTGGAGCCCGATCGGCAGGCCGTCGCGGCCGAGGCCGCAGGGCAGGCTGACGGCGGGATGCCCGGTCATGTTGAACGGCATGGTCCAGGGGAACCAATGCGGGCGGACGCTGTCGAAATGCGCCCCGTCGATCTCGATGGTACCGAACAGGTCCTGGTCGATCGGCAGCGCGGTGCGCGTCAGTGTCGGCATCGCCAGCAGGTGCCCGCGCGCAAGCAACGATTGCACCCGGCGAAACAGCGCGGTGCGCGCGAACATCGCCTCCTGATAGTCGACGCCGCTGACCTCGGTGGCGAGCGCGAGCTGCTTGAGAAACGCCTCGCTCAACTCGTCCTTGTGCTCGGCCGCGAGCTTTGCAAAGCGCGTGCGCCAGACCGTGTGGTTGATGGCGCGCCAGATCGGCTCGATGTCGAAGCCGTCGCCGGAGAACTCTTCGAGCTCGGCACCGAGCCCCGCCAGCCGATCGAGGCTCGCCTTGAAGCTGGCCGCGACGTCCGATGACACCGGGCGCCCGGGCGGGGAAGCACAGAACAGGATCTTCTGCCCGCGCAGATCGCCGCGCGGGGCGGCGGTGCCGATGAAATCCGGTACCGGGACGCCGATCGACCAGGGATCGCAAGAATCCTCACCGGCCATCGCCTGCATCATCAACGCGGTGTCGGCGACGGTGCGGGTTGTCGGCGTGACATAGGTCTGGTTGCCGAACACGTCCAGCGCCTGGCTGTGCGGGACGACGCCGTTGCTCTGCTTCAGCCCGACCACGCCATTGCAGGCGGCCGGAATCCGCGTCGAGCCGCCGCCGTCGGTCGCGATTGCAAGTGGCGCGATACCGCTCGCCACCGCCACCGCCGCGCCGCCGCTGGAGCCGCCGGAGGAACGCTCCGCGCTCCACGCATTGCGGGTGCGGCCGAACAACGGCGAATCCGTCAGGCACTTGCTGCCGAATTCCGGCGTCGTGGTCTTGCCGATCAGGATCGCGCCCTCGGCGCGCAGCCGCGCAACGGCGATGGCATCCTCGGTCGGCACGTTGTCCTTGTAGGGAACGGCGCCGAAGGTGGTCTTGACGCCTTTGGTATTGACGATGTCCTTGACGCTGACGGGGATGCCGTGCAGCAGGCCGAGGGGCTCGCCGGCCATCACCTTGCGCTCGGCTTCGCGCGCTGCTGCGATCGCCTCGTCACCGCACAGCGTGATGAAGCAGTTCAATGCGGGCTGAAGCGCCTCGGCGCGCGCAAGCACCGCGCGGACGATCTCGACCGGCGAAATCCGCTTTCCGGCGACGAGGCCGCGCAGCTCGGTTGCGGACAAGAGACAAGGATCGCCGTTCATCGTCAAATCGCGCTCCGAAGCGGGGCCGCCGTTGGCCCAAAGACATTGACAGCGAGAATGACAGTTTTGTTAACTCGCCGTCCAATACGATTTTTGTCGCCAACCCATACGTTTTCAGTATGCCAATGGATCTTCGCCGGCTCCGTTATTTCGTCGCCGTTGCCGAGGCGCGCAGCATCGGCAAAGCCGCTGAGCGGCTCCGGATGGCGCAGCCGCCGCTCTCGGTCCAAATCCGCAAGCTCGAGGCCGAGATTGGCGCACCGCTGTTCCGCCGCGGCACCCGCGGCATGGACCTGACCGAGGCGGGTCAGGCGCTGCTGGCGCGCGCCAGCGAAGCGCTCGCCCTTGCGGCCGACGGGGCTGAAGCCGCGCGCGCGGTTGCTTCGGGACGGCGCGGGCGGCTGTCGGTGGGCTACATGTTCGTGTTGGCAAATGCGATGCTGCCGCGGCTCATCCCCGAGCTGCGCCGCGCAGTTCCTGGCGTCGACCTCGGCTTCGCCGAGCTCAGCGCCTCGACGCGCGAGGCCCGCGTGCTCGACCGCAGCGTCACGGTCGCCTTGTGCATGCCGGCAATCAATCATCCTGAGATTCAGGTGGCACGGATCGGTGCGCAGCCCTTCATGCTGGCCATGCCGATCCGCTCGCCACTCGCCCGTCTGAGCTCCGTGCCAATGGCCCGCCTGCAGGGCCGTCCGCTGATCGCGCTCCCGCATCCGGACCATGGGCCCGCCTCCTCTGCCGTCGTCCCCTTGTTGCGTCGGCACCAAGTCGTGATGCCGATCGCCAGCCGAGTGGAGACGGTGCATTCGGCGATGAGCCTGGTTCTGGCCGGCGAAGGTCTCGCCATCCTGCCGGCCTGCGCGCAGCTCGGCGCGCCACGTGGCATCGTGTTCAGACCCTTACGTGACGTCACCGACTCCCTCGATATCGCAGTCTGTTGGCGGCGGGATTCCCAGAGTCCGCTGATCGGAACCTTCCTCAAATGCGCCGAGAGGGCCGTCGCGCGGATGTGAGGCCGCGCTACAAGCTCCAACTCACCTCAAAGCTCCAAGGCGGATCGGCGCCCGGACGGGTGCAAGTGAGGCCGGCGCAATTGGCGGCGAAGGACAGCGCGCGGCGAAGCTCGTCGGCACTGATGTCCTTTAGGGTTTGCCGGGCAATGCGACCCTGCTTGTGCAAGGCGAACAGCAGCGCAGCCTGAAAGCTGTCGCCGGCCCCGATCGTGTCGGCCACCTCGACCTTTGGCGCAGCGACCTCAATCTGCCCTGCGCGCGCGTGCCAAGCGACCGCGCCGTCGTTGCCGCGGGTGATGACGACGAGGCTCGTATCCTGCCCCAGCAGCGCGCTCGCGCGTTGTTGATATGGCTCGTCCCCGAAGAGATAGGCAAAGTCGACGTCCGACATCTTGATGAGATCGGCGCTGGCAGCGAAGCCGGCCATGCGCGCGAGATAGGCCGGCTTGTCCTTGACCAGATTGGGGCGACAGTTCGGATCGAAGGAGATGGTCGACGACGCCCGCGCGTCCGCGATCAGGGCCTTCGTCTCGGCCGCGCCCTGGTCGTTGACCAGCGTGGTCGAACCGACATGAATGGCTTCGACCTTATCGAACGGAATCGATCCGCGCCGATAGCTCCAGTTCCGCGTCGCGGTCCCGGCATCATAGAACGCATAATGCGACTCGCCCGCGACGATGCGGACGAAGGCGAGCGTGGTCTGGTGATCGCTGCGGGTGGCGAAACTGAGCTCCACATGCGAGGCCGCGGCATGATCTGCGATCATGCTGCCGAACAGATCGGTCGAGATGCCACCGACGAAGCCGGTGGGTACGCCCAGCCGCGCCATGCCGATCGCGACGTTGAGGCAGGAGCCACCAACCGCCGGCATCACCGCCTCGCGCCCTTCCCCGTTCCGCGTCGGCACGAAATCGATCAGCGCATCGCCACAGGCAATCAGCATGTCTTTTAGCCTCTCGCGATGTCGCGCATCGCCGCGCGGCTGCTGCGATCGACCTCGCGCAGCAGCTTGTAGACCTCGCGCTTGCGGGCGTGAAACGCCGCCATGTCGGGCGCGGTCGGCTCGCTCTTGCGTCCCAGCGCCGACATCTTTGCCATGGTCTCGCCGATCGAGGCATAGGCGCCGCCGGCCACCGCGCCGAGCATCGCGGCGCCCAGCAGCACCGGCTCTTTCGTCTGCGGCAGAGCGACCGTGAGACCGGTTGTGTCGGCCATGATCTGCCGCACCAGCGGGCTGCGGCTGGCACCGCCGCCCATGATCATGATGCTGGAGCGCACGCCATGCGCGGCAAAGGCCTCGATCACCTCGGCAAGCCCGTAGGCGAGACCGCAGAGACCGGCGACGAACAGCCGCTCCATCGAACCGATATCGGTGTCGAGATCGAGGCCCGCGATCACCGCGCGCGTGTCAGGATCGGCGTAAGGCGAGCGATTGCCGATGAATTCAGGCAGCACATGGATGTCGCGGGCGAGCAGCGCGGCGCGGCTGGCATCGCCCGCGCGCGCGATGATGCGGCGCTCGAGGAAGTCGATGAGGTCGAGACCCTCGTTGCGCGCCGCCGCGCTGGCCTCGGCATGGCCCGGATGCGACTTGAGGAGATGGTCGATCGCAGCGCCCGCAGCCGACTGGCCGCCCTCGTTGAGCCAGAAGTCCGGCACCATGCCGGAGTAATAAGGCCCCCACACGCCGGGCACGAAGCACGGTTCCTTGGTGGTCGCCATGATACAGGCCGAAGTCCCCATGATGTAGGCGAGGCGATCGCACGCGTCGGTCGCCCCGCCCGAGCCGTCGCGGCCGCCGATCGCGCCGATGCCGCCGGCGTGGGCATCGATCAGCGACGCGCCGACCGGTATGCCCGGCGACAGACCGAGATCAGCCGCAGCAGCCGGGGTGAGACCTGCACCGAGCCGCGTGCCGGGGGCAACGATCTCGGTGCCGATGCGGGCATATGTCTCGGCCACGAAGTCCGACAGGCCAATGCGCTTAAAGAACGGCGCACTCCAGCCGCCGTCATGCGCGAGGTAGTTCCACTTGCAGGTGACGGTGCAAGTCGAGCGCTGGAGCGAGCCGGTCGCGCGCCAGGTCAGGTAATCCGCCAGATCGAAGAAGTGACCAGCAGCGTCGAAACTCGCGCGAAGATGCCGCTTCAGCCACAGCAGCTTCGGCATCTCCATCTCGGGCGAGATCGAACCGCCGACATAGCGCAGCACGGCATCCTCGGTCTCGTTGATCAGCCGCGCCTCAGCGGTGGCGCGATGGTCCATCCAGACGATGACGTTGCGCTGCTTGTCGCCGGAGCCGCTG from Bradyrhizobium zhanjiangense includes these protein-coding regions:
- a CDS encoding ABC transporter ATP-binding protein, which translates into the protein MITAAEPLLDVKDLVQRYTLPRESLFRPPGQVRALNGVNVRVAAGKSLGVVGESGSGKSTFARLVMALERPTSGHVALLGRDLNRISADELRRARRDFQMVFQDPYGSLDPRQTIARIVAEPLTVLEEADRTKFRERVAAVLRQVGLRDADVDKYPHEFSGGQRQRIAIARALITQPKLIVADEPVSALDVSVQAQVLNLMQDLQEQFGLSYILISHDLAVVDYLCDEVAVMYLGRIVEQGRPEDLFERCAHPYTRALLDAVPRARAGGGRRRRGAQAIASQAAAAAGCPYVARCPLADQHCREVSPELRKVGEGHLAACHKAEVVMALPRAAMEG
- a CDS encoding ABC transporter permease, producing MSTPLTIDAPVATRPLPARTFWRRALRHRSFVLGGALSLLVLASALLSLVWTPWSPYEIDIASKLRPPSASHWLGTDSFGRDIVSLLLAGARSTIMVGIIAVSIGLSFGVCLGLIASARRGWTEEIIMRFADFSFAFPAVLSAIMLAAVVGPGMVTSIVAIGIFQIPTLTRLTRGSANAIWAREFVLAARAAGKGRFRITIEHVLPNILSILIVQVTIQFALAILAEAALSYLGLGTQPPQPSWGRMLNDAQTLLFQSPMLAVYPGAAIAIAVLGLNLLGDGLRDLLDPRLARER
- a CDS encoding SDR family NAD(P)-dependent oxidoreductase, whose protein sequence is MTERISLEGKVAVVTGAGRGLGRAYVELLAERGAQVVVNDLGTDVSGFGKDSTIAEQVADFIRSRGGEAIANDSDVSTAEGGSDLIATTIEHFGRIDLLVNNAGICGSQLFEAATLDDFDHYWRVHLGGPVNTVKAAWPYMVAQRYGKIILTTSVSGLFGIRGQATYAAAKCAVVGLMRILAIEGAEHGILVNTISPAGYTRMHPAAVADPAWLKQSEATMPVAVVAPAMVWLASDSCSETNRIYNVEAGVIQRIAIVMGPGFYDPHLTPESIAENYAKVESIEGFFEPGPFEPGQIPATAKS
- a CDS encoding amidase family protein, which translates into the protein MKKPSCRDAGIAAAAPGAEAPIPLKLDDAPLSDIAQALASGQVTATALTKAYLARIEAYDRNGPALNAVRALNPDALAIAGKLDGTKPSAKRPLAGIPILVKDNIATGDEQPTTAGSLALEGARARNDATIVKLLRDAGAVILGKANLTEFSNMLAIDMPAGYSSLGGQVKNPYAPALVDDHDIPVVSPGGSSSGSAVAVAAALCAASIGTETSGSLLFPASQNGLVTVKPTVGLISRAGIVPIAHSLDIAGPMTRTVRDAALLLNVLAAKDLRDAATELQRRSADYTADLTRDAMKGARVGVPSDPADPLNDPFYGKLPPKGAEVMAEAIKVLEDLGAVIVRASMPTAGWMSGPGTIMAVLNRNPLSGNKGNPVTQRIVFLYELKRDLNLYLKDWATNTAIKTITDIVAFNEANAGKALRFGQDLFLAADLTRGDLREREYKSALAMDLLSARTRGMDAYMNQHKLDAVLFPGSGGAAIAARAGYPSVMVPGGFISGATDGKDTPDYPLGVTFAGRAWSEHKLLRLAYAYEQASNMRKPPPGLSAL
- a CDS encoding ABC transporter permease — protein: MSVFVLRRLLTLLATLVGASLIIFLVLDALPGNAAQMLMGADASPDAVRALTIKLGLDQPLAVRYLQWIKGLLVGDLGNSYVYGTPVASLIAERLVLTIPLAIMAMTVTVTLALSAGIYTAANHNKLGDVGVMSLTQVGIALPNFWFAILLVLLFAVRLQWLSAGGFAGWDDGVWPGIKSLLLPAISLAVVQAAILARVTRSAVLEVLREDFVRTARAKGLGKREVLWRHVLRNAMIPVMTVMGLQFANLLAGTIVIENVFYLPGLGRLIFQSIANRDLIVVRNCVMLLAAMVVIVNFVVDVLYAFIDPRIKVHDL
- a CDS encoding ABC transporter ATP-binding protein, which codes for MADPANMPLIEVANLGVRLNTSRGPAQAVRGVSFALKRSETLGLVGESGCGKSVTALSLMGLLPDSAVVSGSIKLDGNELVGLSDADYCRLRGNRISMIFQEPMTALNPMHTIGHQVAEPLRRHKKYSASQARRETIALLDRVGLPDPARRVDAYPHQFSGGQRQRITIAMALACEPDLLIADEPTTALDVTIQGQILDLIAGLVEERGMSMILISHDLGVIAENVQRMMVMYGGTVVESGPTDEVFRRMGHPYTQGLFRARPKLGARKGTRLKTISGTVPELADLPSGCTFSDRCPLVIDRCRAALPPMVDVGPGHFVRCIRTDVSMAERVGALTA
- a CDS encoding ABC transporter substrate-binding protein — encoded protein: MLRKLSIVAFAAALVAAPLPVLAQSKKDSVVMAMALEPPGLDPTNAAAAAIAEVTLYNIYETLTKINEDGTASPLLAESWTASPDLKTYTFKLRKGVKFHNGEPFNSAAVKFSFERNAVPTSTNKDKSLYQSFESVAAPDAETVVITLKNSEPNLAFLLGQASGSIVEPKSAATNVTQPIGTGPYQLGGWAKGSSITLTKWADYRNAAAVKLSKVTIRFISDPAAQTAALLSGDVDAFPRVSAQRTIAQFKADPRFTVLVGGSRAKTIVAINHRKKPLDDVRVRRAILAAIDRKAMIDGAVDGFGTPIGSFYVPGALGYVDTTGINPYDPEKAKKLLSEAGVTTPFELSLKLPPPSYARQGGEIVAAQLAKVGIVAKIENVEWAQWLSQVFAGNGPHNFDLTIVSHVEPFDLVKITEPDYYLGYNNEKFNALYKQIVATPDEAGRAKLLGDAQRMLATDAVSAYLYQPQLITITNKKLKGVWKDVPQYENDFSTWAWE